The Pseudonocardia sp. HH130630-07 DNA window CATCGCGTGCGCGAGGTAGCCGTCGGGATCGGCCGCGGGGTCGGGCACCCGGTAGCCGAGTGCGAGCGCGGGCAGCGGGGCGTGCGCGTCGGTCACCGACCGGCGGCGCTCGGCACCCGGTGCCGGTTCGGCGAACGACGGCCGCTGCGGCACGTCGCGGGCCGGGATGTCGCCGAAGTGCCGCTCGACCAGGGCCAGCGTGCCGTCGACCCCGTGGGTGCCGAGATCACCGTGCACGGTGACGAGCGCGTTGCCCGGGGCGTAGAAGGTGTCGAAGAAGGCCGCCGCGTCATCCAGGCTCGCCTGCTCCAGCTCGGAGAAGTCGCCGTACCCGTTGTGCGCGTTCGGGAAGGTGTCGTAGAGGACCGGCGGCAGCAGGATCCACGGGAACCCGCCGTAGGGGCGGTTGTGGACGTTGAGCCGGATCTCCTCCTTCACCACGTCGACCTGGTTGAGCAGGTTCTCCTGGGTCAGCGTGGGGGCGCGCAGCCGGTCGGCCTCCAGGAACAGCGCCCGGTCCAGCGCGGCGCCGGGCAGCACCTCGAAGTAGTCGGTGTAGTCCTGGTGGGTGGAGCCGTTGAAGATCCCGCCCGCGGCCTGCACCTGGCGGAAGTGCTCCAGCTTGGCCAGGCTCTCGCTGCCCTGGAACATCAGGTGCTCGAACAGGTGCGCGAAGCCGGTGCGGCCCTCCGGCTCGGAGCGGAACCCGACGTCGACGTGCACCGACACCCCCACCACCGGGGTGGCCGGGTCGGGCACGACGAGCACGCGCAGCCCGTTGGACAGCGTCGCCCGGTGCAGTGCGAGGGCGGACTTCTCGTCGATCACGGACACGTCCGCGAGGTTATCCCCCGGCGCGTCCGTCAGGCGGGCGGGAGCACCACGAACTGACGCAGGCCGAGGTCGCGGTAGGTCACCGGGCCGCGCGGGCCCGGCGTCCGGTCGACGTTGATGCCGGTCTCGGGCAGGCCGAGCAGCTTGTAGCCGTCGAGCAGCCGGGAGGTCGCGTTCCAGAACACCCCGGTGCCGGTGTAGCGGTCGATGAACCGCTGCGCGACCGCCTCGTCCGCGGCGCAGATCGTCGCGGCCAGGCCGGACGTCTCGCGGGCCGCGGTGTCCGCTGCGTCG harbors:
- a CDS encoding M16 family metallopeptidase, which codes for MSVIDEKSALALHRATLSNGLRVLVVPDPATPVVGVSVHVDVGFRSEPEGRTGFAHLFEHLMFQGSESLAKLEHFRQVQAAGGIFNGSTHQDYTDYFEVLPGAALDRALFLEADRLRAPTLTQENLLNQVDVVKEEIRLNVHNRPYGGFPWILLPPVLYDTFPNAHNGYGDFSELEQASLDDAAAFFDTFYAPGNALVTVHGDLGTHGVDGTLALVERHFGDIPARDVPQRPSFAEPAPGAERRRSVTDAHAPLPALALGYRVPDPAADPDGYLAHAMLASVLTDGEAARLQRRLVHTDGLVTDVSAANGLMGAPFDSRDPDTFTITAVHPAEIGPDRVTAAVDEELDRLAEQGPDQAELDRQSARWAAALHREDDRVMYRMLGLGARELLYGRAELTLELPARLAALTTTDVAAAAARLRSAGRAVLTVEPASGAEPEGSAA